A stretch of Lathyrus oleraceus cultivar Zhongwan6 chromosome 6, CAAS_Psat_ZW6_1.0, whole genome shotgun sequence DNA encodes these proteins:
- the LOC127091952 gene encoding homocysteine S-methyltransferase 3, with amino-acid sequence MIAQYSREPNIRPNKRVCLRGEKCPVMELGMRDFLNKCGGAAVIDGGFATELERHGVDLNDPLWSAKCLFTSPHLVRRVHLDYLYAGANIILTSSYQATIQGFEAKGFSKEEGETLLRRSVELAIEARNIYNDRVTKDSNDFVRDERYGRSRPILIAASVGSYGAYLADGSEYTGDYGDSVTVQTLKDFHRERVKILVGAGADLIAFETIPSKLDAQAYVELLEEEGIETPAWFSFSCKDENNVASGDSILDCASIADSCRQVVAVGVNCTAPRFIHGLISSIKKVTSKPILVYPNSGETYNPDTNQWVESSVEAEDHFVPYIGKWRNAGASLFGGCCRTIPRTIRGISDAIHEKPHGKSI; translated from the exons ATGATAGCACAATATAGCAGAGAACCAAACATTAGGCCAAACAAACGAGTTTGTCTGAGAGGTGAAAAGTGTCCCGTGATGGAGTTAGGAATGAGAGATTTTCTGAACAAGTGCGGTGGCGCCGCCGTGATAGACGGTGGTTTTGCAACCGAGCTTGAACGCCATGGAGTAGACCTCAACGATCCTCTTTGGAGTGCCAAATGCCTCTTCACTTCTCCTCATCTCGTTCGAAGG GTTCACCTTGATTACCTTTACGCAGGAGCAAACATAATATTAACATCATCTTATCAG GCTACAATTCAAGGTTTTGAAGCTAAAGGGTTCTCCAAGGAAGAAGGTGAAACTCTCCTTAGAAGAAGTGTGGAGCTTGCAATCGAGGCGCGCAATATTTATAACGATAGGGTCACGAAGGATTCGAATGATTTCGTCAGAGATGAAAGATATGGAAGAAGCCGTCCGATTTTAATTGCTGCTTCGGTTGGAAGCTATGGCGCCTATTTGGCCGATGGCTCGGAATATAC AGGGGACTATGGCGATTCCGTCACTGTGCAGACACTAAAAGATTTTCACAGGGAAAGGGTAAAGATTCTTGTTGGAGCAGGTGCTGATTTAATTGCTTTTGAAACAATTCCAAGCAAGCTCGACGCACAG GCTTATGTCGAACTTTTGGAGGAAGAAGGAATAGAAACTCCCGCATGGTTTTCATTTTCTTGCAAGGATGAAAATAATGTGGCTAGTGGCGATTCTATTTTAGACTGTGCTTCGATTGCTGATTCGTGTCGACAAGTTGTCGCGGTTGGAGTTAACTGTACTGCTCCTAGATTTATTCATGGCTTGATTTCTTCTATCAAAAAG GTAACAAGTAAACCAATACTTGTGTATCCCAATAGTGGAGAGACTTATAATCCTGATACCAATCAATGGGTG GAATCAAGTGTGGAAGCAGAGGACCACTTTGTGCCTTACATAGGAAAGTGGCGTAATGCTGGGGCTTCACTTTTTGGTGGCTGCTGCAGAACCATTCCCAGAACAATTAGAGGCATATCCGATGCAatacatgaaaaacctcatgGAAAATCAATATAA